In Thermospira aquatica, the following proteins share a genomic window:
- a CDS encoding SH3 domain-containing protein — translation MKRIILMCCFFLEFASGADKLYSMMRPLNGNTVLIITEAPLFREPSMFAPVLTKIPILEFVVLLSNREFILENKKEEWYFIGAYLTNLFSYESAKIKGWLERKYIAGIDDFKPAKRIQKEMLLISEDAEDTGYYRIYSNGIWAIFFEDTKTTLYGQIYQCLLNENVYLLGNHTMSFFIREDEIYAPFATKILTNSADYPNWIKEKECPLNIGGYYTVIGNDVPVRSIYFIDKLLLKLKRGTKVKLLEWMDKKEKIGDKTGYWARVDTGIKDKNGDTIKGWILDVYIEEESNSSIQSTNKLKLLNVTNSGVNSCEKEDYHILTGDNVNVRSEASTNSAVLLKLKKGARVKLLERSDVTFTIGDRTGYWVYIDTGVKDKEGNTIKGWVVDIYLKEE, via the coding sequence ATGAAAAGGATAATTTTGATGTGTTGTTTCTTTTTAGAGTTTGCCTCTGGGGCAGATAAGCTTTACAGTATGATGAGACCTTTGAATGGTAATACAGTTTTAATTATTACTGAAGCTCCATTATTTAGGGAGCCAAGTATGTTTGCGCCGGTGTTAACAAAAATACCTATTCTTGAGTTTGTGGTTCTTCTTTCCAATAGGGAGTTTATCTTGGAGAACAAAAAGGAAGAATGGTATTTTATTGGAGCTTATCTTACCAATTTATTTTCATATGAGTCAGCTAAAATAAAAGGTTGGCTAGAGAGAAAATATATAGCAGGTATAGATGATTTTAAACCTGCAAAAAGAATACAAAAAGAAATGCTTTTAATTTCCGAAGATGCAGAGGATACGGGTTATTATCGTATATATTCAAATGGTATATGGGCTATTTTTTTTGAAGATACTAAAACTACTCTATATGGCCAGATATATCAATGCTTATTAAATGAGAATGTTTACTTATTAGGAAACCATACGATGTCTTTTTTTATTCGTGAGGATGAAATATATGCTCCTTTTGCTACCAAAATTTTGACAAATTCAGCAGACTATCCTAATTGGATAAAAGAAAAAGAATGTCCTCTGAACATAGGTGGATACTATACGGTTATTGGAAATGATGTGCCAGTAAGAAGTATATACTTTATCGATAAACTGTTGCTGAAACTTAAAAGAGGAACGAAAGTAAAGTTATTAGAATGGATGGATAAAAAAGAGAAAATTGGGGATAAAACAGGGTATTGGGCTCGTGTTGACACAGGAATTAAGGACAAGAATGGTGATACTATAAAGGGATGGATATTAGATGTGTATATAGAAGAAGAGTCTAATAGTTCTATTCAATCGACTAATAAATTAAAACTCCTAAATGTAACTAATTCTGGAGTAAATAGTTGTGAAAAAGAGGACTACCACATCCTCACCGGCGACAATGTAAACGTGCGTTCCGAAGCTTCTACAAACTCGGCTGTATTGCTAAAGCTAAAGAAGGGCGCAAGGGTAAAGCTACTCGAACGGTCGGATGTTACTTTTACGATTGGAGACAGGACAGGCTATTGGGTATACATAGACACAGGCGTTAAGGATAAGGAGGGCAATACAATAAAGGGCTGGGTTGTAGATATATATTTGAAGGAAGAATAA
- a CDS encoding NADase-type glycan-binding domain-containing protein codes for MTKKVLGIMVLSFVGLYAGSLKVSIVSRASSYLNGDIRYSVFSLFDGDIKTCWAENVEGDGSGPERPMTWDNSGLFVIDRNGAGEYVNVGFNPKSSPFLIDTIRIYNGYGKSEEIWKKNNRVKGLSLLFLYLVVKNNETNVITTNREVLLSDSGWNEISLHELKVNPTNIDAVKFTILSTYPGTHYNDTCISEIEFWYKGKKYEIANLEEAKREYLRRYIEERRKGSKGLYNSELSTLSEENYEKLMKAVGWEVEKDREKRTFLVEFAENGEIILEWLNWAGEGSEAFRKHPRGVAGYWKIDENGSLWIKIGDNPWKKEMLNDYTILKGTDLEGLALSDWDECGESWEGEE; via the coding sequence ATGACGAAAAAGGTATTAGGGATTATGGTTTTGTCATTTGTTGGTTTGTATGCTGGGTCTCTAAAGGTATCTATTGTTTCCAGAGCTTCTTCTTACTTAAACGGTGATATAAGGTACAGTGTGTTTTCCCTATTTGATGGTGACATTAAGACATGTTGGGCAGAAAATGTAGAAGGTGATGGAAGTGGCCCAGAGAGGCCAATGACATGGGATAATAGCGGTCTTTTTGTTATAGATAGGAATGGGGCTGGGGAATATGTAAATGTAGGTTTTAACCCAAAGTCAAGTCCGTTTCTGATTGATACTATAAGGATATACAATGGTTATGGGAAGAGTGAGGAGATATGGAAGAAAAATAACCGGGTGAAAGGGCTATCCCTTCTGTTTCTCTATTTGGTAGTTAAGAATAATGAGACAAATGTTATAACGACTAATAGAGAGGTTTTGTTATCAGACTCTGGGTGGAATGAGATCAGTTTACACGAGCTGAAGGTCAATCCTACAAATATAGATGCTGTAAAGTTTACTATTCTCTCCACATATCCTGGGACGCATTATAATGACACCTGTATAAGTGAGATAGAGTTCTGGTACAAGGGCAAGAAGTATGAGATAGCCAATCTTGAGGAGGCGAAGAGGGAGTATTTGCGTCGTTATATTGAGGAAAGGCGGAAAGGCTCTAAAGGCTTATATAATAGTGAACTTTCGACCTTATCGGAGGAGAATTATGAGAAGCTTATGAAGGCTGTGGGGTGGGAGGTAGAGAAGGATCGTGAAAAGAGGACATTTTTGGTTGAGTTTGCGGAGAATGGAGAGATAATTTTAGAGTGGTTAAACTGGGCGGGGGAGGGTAGTGAAGCTTTTCGCAAACATCCGAGGGGTGTAGCTGGTTACTGGAAGATTGATGAGAATGGTTCATTATGGATAAAAATTGGGGACAATCCATGGAAGAAAGAGATGCTAAATGATTATACAATCTTAAAAGGGACAGATCTTGAGGGTTTAGCGTTAAGCGACTGGGATGAGTGTGGGGAGTCCTGGGAGGGTGAGGAGTAA